A section of the Streptomyces sp. V3I8 genome encodes:
- a CDS encoding sugar ABC transporter ATP-binding protein: MSTPLVDARGIVKRYGPTVALADGRLTVHAGESHALVGRNGAGKSTLVTVLTGLQAPDEGTVLFDGGPAPALTDRDAWRRKVACVYQKPTVVPELTVAENLFINRQPRGRGGLISWRRLRTEAAEVLATWDVRVDPQARTADLRVEDRQMVEIARALSFGARFIVLDEPTAQLDNREIERLFTRMRALQESGVTFLFISHHLQEVYEVCQTVTVLRDARWITTAPVADLPRAALVEAMAGESVVAVRKRAARGEVDAAAPVVLEARGLTSDAYGRVDLTVRGGEVVGLAGSSASGKTELAESFTGLHTPTGGTARLEGGRLPFGDVTAALRAGVGCVPRDRHGQGLVFGMTVGDNATLSVLDRLGRYGFVGTGRRRGVAGELIERLDIHTEGPDQPVSDLSGGNAQKVVMARALASDPRLLVLINPTAGVDVKSKESLLARMDSARDDGTAVLVVSDELDDLRRCDRVLVLFHGRVVAEHAAGWRDHELIASIEGVDHDG; the protein is encoded by the coding sequence ATGAGTACTCCACTCGTCGATGCCCGGGGCATCGTCAAACGGTACGGCCCCACCGTCGCCCTGGCCGACGGACGACTCACCGTGCACGCGGGCGAGTCGCATGCCCTCGTCGGCCGCAACGGCGCGGGCAAGTCCACCCTCGTCACCGTCCTCACCGGCCTCCAGGCCCCCGACGAGGGCACGGTCCTCTTCGACGGCGGGCCCGCGCCCGCGCTCACCGACCGGGACGCCTGGCGGCGCAAGGTGGCCTGCGTCTACCAGAAGCCCACCGTCGTACCGGAGCTGACGGTCGCCGAGAACCTGTTCATCAACCGGCAGCCGCGGGGCCGCGGCGGCCTCATCAGCTGGCGCCGGCTGCGGACCGAGGCCGCCGAGGTCCTGGCGACCTGGGACGTCCGCGTCGACCCGCAGGCACGGACCGCCGACCTCAGGGTCGAGGACCGGCAGATGGTGGAGATCGCCCGGGCGCTGAGCTTCGGCGCGCGGTTCATCGTCCTCGACGAGCCGACCGCCCAGCTCGACAACCGCGAGATCGAGCGCCTCTTCACGCGGATGCGCGCGCTCCAGGAGTCCGGCGTCACCTTCCTGTTCATCTCGCACCACCTCCAGGAGGTGTACGAGGTGTGCCAGACCGTGACGGTCCTGCGGGACGCCCGCTGGATCACCACGGCGCCGGTGGCCGACCTGCCGCGCGCCGCCCTGGTCGAGGCCATGGCGGGGGAGTCGGTCGTCGCCGTGCGGAAGAGGGCCGCCCGCGGGGAGGTGGACGCCGCCGCGCCCGTCGTCCTCGAAGCGCGCGGACTCACCTCGGACGCGTACGGACGCGTCGACCTGACCGTGCGCGGCGGCGAGGTCGTCGGGCTCGCCGGGTCCAGCGCAAGCGGCAAGACCGAGCTCGCCGAGTCCTTCACGGGACTGCACACACCGACCGGCGGGACAGCCCGGCTGGAGGGCGGGCGACTGCCGTTCGGTGACGTCACCGCCGCCCTGCGGGCCGGTGTCGGCTGCGTACCGCGCGACCGGCACGGACAGGGCCTCGTCTTCGGCATGACCGTCGGCGACAACGCCACCCTCAGCGTCCTGGACCGCCTCGGCCGGTACGGGTTCGTCGGCACCGGCCGCAGACGCGGCGTCGCCGGCGAGCTGATCGAACGCCTCGACATCCACACCGAGGGGCCCGACCAGCCCGTGTCCGACCTCTCCGGCGGCAACGCGCAGAAGGTCGTCATGGCCAGGGCCCTCGCCTCCGACCCCCGGCTGCTGGTCCTGATCAACCCCACCGCCGGCGTCGACGTGAAGTCCAAGGAGTCCCTGCTGGCCCGGATGGACTCGGCCCGCGACGACGGCACCGCCGTCCTCGTCGTCTCCGACGAACTCGACGACCTGCGCCGCTGCGACCGCGTCCTGGTCCTCTTCCACGGCCGGGTCGTCGCCGAGCACGCGGCGGGCTGGCGCGACCACGAGCTGATCGCCTCCATAGAAGGAGTGGACCACGATGGCTGA
- a CDS encoding protease inhibitor I42 family protein: protein MSRGGGDVRVRLGDDMVVTLPENGTTGYRWPVRHVEGDLEVADSTAVPPRETVPGAGGTRVLGARPTEAGDGRPELHLKRPWGDDVAERYTLRVTA, encoded by the coding sequence GTGTCGCGAGGCGGCGGCGACGTCAGGGTGCGACTCGGCGACGACATGGTCGTGACGCTGCCCGAGAACGGCACCACCGGATACCGGTGGCCGGTCCGGCACGTCGAAGGGGACCTGGAGGTGGCGGACAGCACCGCCGTCCCGCCGCGGGAGACCGTGCCCGGCGCCGGCGGCACCCGGGTGCTGGGGGCGCGCCCCACCGAGGCCGGCGACGGGCGGCCGGAGCTGCACCTGAAGCGGCCCTGGGGTGACGACGTCGCCGAGCGGTACACCCTGCGGGTGACCGCGTGA
- a CDS encoding FadR/GntR family transcriptional regulator, whose protein sequence is MDESLPEAAAAAQTAAPPKGTVTQRAIDRIKAMIGEGRLEPGARLPTERDLAAQLGISRSSMREAIRALTVLGVLEARHGSGIYVTQLEAGDLLETFGVVADLSRGPGLVELLEVRRILESTATALAAARISADRLAEVEKHLTAMNATDDPEEILSHDLAFHRVIVGAAGNDTMAAILDGLSSRTFRARVWRGYQEEGAFERTRREHAAIHRALVARDPEAARAAAAAHVGEVEQWLRSQLGA, encoded by the coding sequence GTGGACGAGAGCCTGCCCGAGGCGGCGGCCGCCGCGCAGACGGCCGCTCCGCCGAAGGGGACCGTGACACAGCGCGCCATCGACCGGATCAAGGCGATGATCGGTGAGGGCCGGCTGGAGCCGGGCGCGCGACTGCCCACCGAGCGGGACCTGGCGGCGCAGCTGGGCATCTCGCGCAGCTCGATGCGCGAGGCGATCCGGGCGCTCACGGTCCTGGGGGTGCTGGAGGCCCGGCACGGGTCCGGCATCTACGTCACGCAGCTGGAGGCCGGGGACCTGCTGGAGACCTTCGGGGTGGTCGCGGACCTCTCCCGCGGTCCGGGTCTGGTCGAGCTCCTGGAGGTGCGCAGGATCCTGGAGTCGACGGCGACGGCGCTGGCCGCCGCGCGGATCTCGGCGGACCGGCTGGCCGAGGTCGAGAAGCACCTGACGGCCATGAACGCCACGGACGACCCGGAGGAGATCCTCTCCCACGACCTGGCGTTCCACCGGGTGATCGTGGGCGCCGCGGGCAACGACACGATGGCGGCCATCCTGGACGGGCTGTCCTCCCGGACGTTCCGCGCCCGGGTCTGGCGCGGGTACCAGGAGGAGGGGGCGTTCGAGCGGACACGGCGGGAGCACGCGGCGATCCACCGTGCGCTCGTGGCCCGCGACCCGGAGGCGGCGCGGGCGGCCGCCGCGGCGCACGTGGGTGAGGTGGAGCAGTGGCTCCGGAGCCAGTTGGGGGCATGA
- a CDS encoding sugar ABC transporter substrate-binding protein, translated as MAGGTVRYRNGRSTSRAVRAAAAACCAALALTACGSTEDSAAPGGDKGDGSGKVGVVLPLLTSPFWQSYNDYVPKAAKSEGVDALKTVNSNSDPSQQITDINNQLNQGVKGLVVAPLDSAAISAGLDQAERKGVPVVAVDVAPEKGKVAMVVRADNVAYGEKACEYLGKQIPSGKVVQIMGDLASVNGRDRSEAFRACVKEKFPKLKVLEIPAKWESDTAASKLDTLLNADPDLKGIYLQAGGVYLAPTLQTLKSKGLLKKAGEKGHISIVSNDGIPQEFDAIRKGQIDATVSQPADLYAKYGMYYIKAAMEGKTFEPGPTDHDSEIVELPGGILEDQLPAPLVTEENVDDPGLWGNTVG; from the coding sequence ATGGCCGGCGGAACTGTGCGGTACCGGAACGGGCGAAGCACCTCACGGGCGGTACGGGCGGCGGCCGCGGCCTGCTGCGCCGCCCTCGCGCTCACGGCATGCGGCAGCACCGAGGACAGCGCCGCCCCCGGTGGTGACAAGGGCGACGGCAGCGGCAAGGTCGGGGTCGTCCTGCCCCTGCTGACCTCGCCGTTCTGGCAGTCCTACAACGACTACGTGCCGAAGGCGGCGAAGTCCGAGGGGGTGGACGCCCTCAAGACCGTCAACTCCAACAGTGACCCCTCGCAGCAGATCACCGACATCAACAACCAGCTCAACCAGGGCGTGAAGGGCCTCGTCGTGGCCCCCCTGGACAGCGCCGCGATCTCGGCCGGCCTCGACCAGGCCGAGCGCAAGGGCGTTCCCGTGGTCGCCGTCGACGTGGCGCCCGAGAAGGGCAAGGTCGCGATGGTCGTACGCGCCGACAACGTCGCGTACGGCGAGAAGGCCTGCGAGTACCTCGGCAAGCAGATCCCGTCGGGCAAGGTCGTGCAGATCATGGGCGACCTCGCCTCGGTCAACGGCCGCGACCGCTCCGAGGCCTTCCGCGCCTGCGTCAAGGAGAAGTTCCCGAAGCTGAAGGTGCTGGAGATCCCCGCCAAGTGGGAGTCCGACACCGCGGCCTCCAAGCTGGACACGCTCCTCAACGCCGACCCGGACCTCAAGGGCATCTACCTGCAGGCGGGCGGCGTCTACCTTGCGCCCACGCTGCAGACCCTCAAGTCCAAGGGGCTGCTGAAGAAGGCGGGCGAGAAGGGCCACATCTCGATCGTCTCGAACGACGGCATCCCGCAGGAGTTCGACGCCATCCGCAAGGGGCAGATCGACGCCACGGTCTCGCAGCCGGCCGACCTCTACGCCAAGTACGGCATGTACTACATCAAGGCGGCGATGGAGGGGAAGACCTTCGAGCCGGGGCCGACCGACCACGACTCGGAGATCGTCGAGCTGCCCGGCGGCATCCTCGAGGACCAGCTGCCCGCGCCGCTGGTGACCGAGGAGAACGTCGACGACCCCGGGCTGTGGGGCAACACGGTCGGATGA